A genomic window from Cydia strobilella chromosome 26, ilCydStro3.1, whole genome shotgun sequence includes:
- the LOC134753343 gene encoding prion-like-(Q/N-rich) domain-bearing protein 25, whose translation MWNSYLYLILCLITPSLAIWQCSTDEDCAAALPGSVCASGQCECPISQQVVAGGTLCADYAPYYTSACVDDFQCSRLFTTFECRQNEDQTAGNCFCQPGHHYFHGRCWRSTEMDEPCSNHEECMGVIRDPFSMDCDGTCQCAEGYYSRQRGECRKIGTAVGEGCVLDEDCQFEHGACRVSEFVCYDTTVDPDESSEELRETLRTAQNATPKMASTKMTSTKMPRESGAACNASSPCPAPFECSNWGLCICPLGYYSSEDGSACLAELGSPSTEDQCVGLLTVVEDGICTCPANFFFDENMRDCLKVARFTTDFCFVDEQCHTFGAAAFCGAPGQWGLRACECNLEQAVWDAQRSMCRLFAGVGEACQVDSDCLAGELEIQCAINEEGAGYCACPDGLLASEGLCLSSGLELGDSCQTTQECTGTPNTVCEAGLCSCDNGYQELDGFCAPIIGGTCLEDLDCVINNTACVAGNSGMTCQCTEQYVEYIDECWEISSGYNANCTVDAQCFDALGPNAVCLNGSCLCGPNFHYNDGGCWPVTGLLETCSRSSQCFLGELTDRVVCRNGLCQCDFDYPYSEEQHTCRSSAAILTSSSVIMITLLSYLFS comes from the exons ATGTGGaacagttatttatatttaattttat GCCTCATCACACCCTCCTTGGCAATCTGGCAGTGTTCTACCGACGAAGACTGCGCAGCCGCCCTTCCGGGCAGCGTCTGCGCGTCAGGACAATGCGAGTGCCCCATCTCGCAACAGGTCGTGGCCGGGGGCACGTTATGCGCTGATT ATGCCCCATACTACACGTCGGCTTGCGTCGATGATTTCCAATGCTCAAGACTGTTCACTACGTTCGAATGCAGACAAAACGAGGATCAAACAG CTGGCAATTGCTTCTGCCAACCCGGCCACCACTACTTCCACGGTCGCTGCTGGCGTTCCACCGAGATGGACGAGCCCTGCTCTAATCATGAGGAGTGCATGGGGGTCATCAGAGATCCCTTTAGCATGGACTGCGATGGCACCTGTCAGTGCGCTGAGGGATACTATAGTCGACAGAGAGGAGAGTGCAGAAAGATTGGTACAG CTGTGGGTGAAGGCTGCGTGTTAGACGAGGACTGTCAGTTCGAGCACGGCGCCTGCCGCGTCAGCGAATTCGTCTGCTACGATACCACTGTCGACCCTGATG AGAGTTCAGAGGAATTAAGAGAAACTCTTCGTACTGCTCAAAACGCGACTCCCAAAATGGCGTCCACAAAGATGACATCGACAAAGATGCCGCGAGAAAGTGGCGCTGCGTGCAACGCTTCCAGCCCTTGTCCCGCGCCCTTTGAATGTTCCAATTGGGGGCTATGTATCTGCCCACTTGGGTATTATAGTAGTGAAGATGGAAGCGCTTGCTTAGCTG AACTGGGCTCCCCTTCAACCGAAGATCAATGCGTCGGTCTGCTGACCGTGGTTGAAGACGGAATCTGCACCTGCCCTGCTAACTTCTTCTTCGACGAGAATATGAGGGACTGCCTCAAAG TGGCCCGTTTCACCACCGATTTCTGCTTTGTCGACGAGCAGTGCCACACGTTCGGGGCTGCAGCGTTCTGCGGAGCCCCGGGGCAGTGGGGGCTCCGCGCCTGCGAGTGTAACCTGGAGCAGGCCGTGTGGGACGCGCAGCGCAGCATGTGCAGGCTTTTTGCTG GTGTCGGCGAAGCGTGCCAAGTTGACAGCGACTGCCTGGCTGGAGAGCTTGAAATCCAGTGTGCCATTAATGAAGAAGGCGCAGGGTACTGCGCTTGCCCTGATGGCCTCCTCGCTTCTGAAGGCCTGTGTCTATCCAGCGGACTTG agctGGGAGACTCATGCCAGACGACACAAGAGTGCACAGGGACGCCAAACACTGTCTGCGAGGCAGGACTCTGTTCTTGCGACAACGGGTATCAAGAACTTGATGGTTTCTGTGCTCCAA ttATTGGTGGTACCTGTTTGGAAGACCTCGACTGTGTCATAAACAACACAGCGTGCGTGGCTGGAAACAGTGGAATGACCTGTCAGTGTACTGAACAGTACGTGGAGTATATCGACGAGTGCTGGGAGA TTTCTTCCGGCTACAACGCAAACTGCACCGTGGACGCTCAGTGCTTCGACGCTCTCGGCCCTAACGCAGTTTGCCTGAACGGCTCCTGCCTCTGTGGCCCCAATTTCCACTACAATGATGGCGGCTGCTGGCCTGTCACTG gTCTGTTGGAGACATGCTCCCGCAGTAGCCAGTGCTTCCTTGGCGAGCTGACGGACAGGGTAGTGTGCCGGAACGGACTGTGCCAATGTGACTTTGACTATCCCTACTCCGAGGAGCAACACACGTGCA GATCATCGGCGGCCATTTTGACAAGCAGCAGCGTCATTATGATAACACTGCTGtcatatttattctcataa